A region of the Streptobacillus ratti genome:
TATTCATAAAATTTTCAATAAATTTAACATCTTTTTTTCTTAATTTATTCATAGACCTACCCTTAGGAATAAATCTCCTAATCATCTTATTATTATTTTCATTACTACCCCTCTCATTAGAACAATAAGGGTGAGCAAAATACCACTTAATATCTAAATCAGTAATATACTTAACATTAGAAAACTCAGAACCATTATCAGAAGTAATAGAATGAAT
Encoded here:
- a CDS encoding IS30 family transposase, with protein sequence IHSITSDNGSEFSNVKYITDLDIKWYFAHPYCSNERGSNENNNKMIRRFIPKGRSMNKLRKKDVKFIENFMNNYPRKIFNSSTSYEVYECLLNLV